From a region of the Coprococcus comes ATCC 27758 genome:
- the jag gene encoding RNA-binding cell elongation regulator Jag/EloR produces MNEITVSAKTLDDAITEASIQLGVASDQMEYDVIEKGSAGFLGIGSRQAVIRARIKKTVTEEIKAEEIKPEEIKKEFKKDFRKDRKEFVGHKERKEYKEHKEYKKDSKKDFKKEPKKEFVKENKTETASAVTAAAPVYEEKKELHVAVVTEATQKICEKFLQEVLQAMGMGEVTIVSSIDEEGALAIEMSGDNMGILIGKRGQTLDSLQYLTNRVANKSQDGYVRVKLDTEDYRKRRKQTLENLAKNIAYKVKRSRKPISLEPMNPYERRIIHSALQADDRVSTHSEGEEPYRRVVVTPNRR; encoded by the coding sequence ATGAATGAGATCACAGTATCAGCAAAAACTTTAGATGATGCGATTACAGAGGCTTCCATTCAGCTTGGCGTTGCCAGCGATCAGATGGAATATGACGTAATTGAAAAAGGAAGTGCAGGCTTCCTCGGAATCGGAAGCCGTCAGGCAGTTATCCGTGCCCGTATCAAAAAAACTGTAACAGAAGAAATCAAAGCCGAAGAAATCAAACCGGAAGAGATCAAAAAAGAATTCAAGAAGGATTTCCGAAAAGACCGCAAGGAATTCGTTGGACACAAAGAACGTAAAGAGTACAAAGAACACAAAGAATACAAAAAAGATTCGAAAAAGGACTTCAAAAAAGAGCCTAAGAAAGAATTTGTAAAAGAAAACAAAACAGAAACAGCCTCTGCCGTAACAGCAGCAGCTCCGGTTTATGAAGAAAAGAAAGAACTTCATGTAGCCGTTGTAACAGAAGCTACACAGAAGATCTGTGAGAAATTCTTACAGGAAGTTCTTCAGGCAATGGGAATGGGCGAAGTAACTATCGTATCCTCCATTGATGAAGAAGGTGCTCTTGCAATTGAGATGAGCGGTGACAACATGGGTATCCTGATCGGTAAGCGTGGACAGACATTGGATTCTCTCCAGTACCTCACCAACCGTGTAGCCAACAAGTCACAGGATGGTTATGTACGTGTCAAACTCGACACAGAAGACTACCGCAAAAGAAGAAAACAGACTCTTGAAAATCTCGCAAAGAATATCGCTTACAAAGTAAAACGAAGCAGAAAGCCGATCTCACTGGAGCCGATGAATCCTTATGAAAGAAGAATCATCCATTCCGCTCTGCAGGCTGATGACAGAGTTTCTACCCACAGCGAGGGCGAAGAACCATAC